A single Saccharolobus shibatae B12 DNA region contains:
- a CDS encoding PaREP1 family protein yields MQELPKPWFDIIGYKRTRIEEASFESKIAEEFLKEVLLRNAAGKAFQAWKALLGAMLVDKREVLLKKYPGKKKLRGRKVVEFADWLIATIPTSYMEELSLLLGKDINLVTKLALAVHEYKYNGIDRDTILSPFRTDEIAKENILNLIEEIKSRLQKL; encoded by the coding sequence ATGCAAGAATTGCCGAAGCCCTGGTTTGATATTATAGGCTATAAGAGAACTAGAATAGAAGAAGCATCCTTTGAATCTAAAATAGCTGAGGAATTCCTCAAGGAAGTACTTTTACGTAATGCTGCGGGTAAGGCATTCCAAGCATGGAAAGCTTTGTTAGGTGCTATGCTAGTGGATAAAAGAGAAGTATTATTAAAAAAATATCCGGGTAAAAAGAAATTAAGAGGGAGGAAAGTTGTGGAATTTGCAGATTGGCTAATAGCTACAATCCCAACTTCTTATATGGAAGAACTGTCTCTCCTCCTTGGAAAAGATATCAACCTAGTTACTAAATTGGCCTTAGCAGTTCATGAGTATAAGTATAATGGTATCGATAGGGATACTATACTAAGCCCGTTTAGAACCGATGAGATTGCAAAAGAGAACATACTAAATTTGATAGAAGAGATAAAATCTAGATTGCAAAAATTATAA
- the hepT gene encoding type VII toxin-antitoxin system HepT family RNase toxin yields MKSLLETLSEYTKKLEELTLDDWRSFYAGIYLLQSQAQALIDIVQRGCSELGLKAEGYIESGRKLMEEGIINEEEFEFYRRVVSFRNIAIHEYVSVNLEIVKRIIVGKEFEKVYRLALKLSRS; encoded by the coding sequence ATAAAATCGTTACTTGAAACACTAAGTGAATACACTAAGAAGTTAGAGGAATTAACGTTAGATGATTGGAGGAGCTTTTACGCTGGGATATACTTACTCCAGTCCCAAGCACAAGCTTTAATAGACATTGTGCAAAGAGGATGTTCAGAACTTGGACTTAAGGCAGAAGGTTATATAGAGTCGGGTAGAAAGTTAATGGAGGAAGGGATAATAAATGAAGAAGAGTTCGAGTTCTATAGACGTGTAGTAAGCTTTAGGAATATTGCGATCCACGAATATGTGTCAGTTAACTTAGAAATAGTTAAAAGGATAATAGTCGGGAAGGAATTCGAGAAAGTTTATAGACTAGCGTTAAAATTATCGAGGAGTTAA
- a CDS encoding nucleotidyltransferase domain-containing protein has product MDFKNFPWTHYNVKFAILFGSRVTGKVIKGDWDLAVYFSEFKLEYLSDLIYVLSRYLKVKEDMIDVVPLNFFENLPCVLILEILNKGKVVFYDNKDFYARQWLRMRNICLDFMIDYEKLNLHETQIRAVRRLLEL; this is encoded by the coding sequence GTGGACTTCAAAAACTTCCCTTGGACGCATTATAACGTTAAATTCGCAATACTTTTCGGTTCAAGGGTTACTGGAAAGGTTATCAAAGGGGACTGGGATCTGGCAGTATACTTCTCAGAATTTAAACTGGAGTATTTATCCGATCTAATTTATGTGCTCTCAAGATATTTAAAAGTTAAGGAGGATATGATTGACGTAGTACCTTTAAATTTCTTCGAGAATTTGCCTTGTGTATTAATCCTTGAAATACTGAATAAAGGCAAAGTAGTATTTTACGATAATAAGGATTTTTACGCAAGACAGTGGTTAAGGATGAGGAACATCTGCCTAGACTTTATGATAGACTATGAAAAACTAAATTTACATGAAACTCAAATAAGGGCGGTGAGGAGGTTATTGGAGTTATAA
- a CDS encoding IS6 family transposase, which yields MEYINLKPRFYSSEVIASALASYLSGLSSWRTSLPHSTLLYYLRRLSCIKYVVPISGFYAVDETKIMVIKGQYYYVWIVRYVKTGAIPFFMVTSSRSGVHVLIVLTSVKNAEKEAEKVLKTRIDKVIYLHDGVTIYNAFTWLNVEHKRVTFNERDYAEQGFRSLKHRISSMDFHFPWNTNRLTLTRWLSVFFLAYNALYAPVYLPDRGVIINVNIPNE from the coding sequence ATGGAGTATATTAATCTTAAGCCTAGGTTTTACTCTAGTGAGGTAATAGCCTCGGCTTTGGCTAGTTACCTCTCGGGTTTGTCTTCTTGGAGGACTTCTTTGCCTCATTCTACCTTGTTGTACTACTTGAGGAGGTTGAGCTGCATTAAGTACGTAGTGCCAATTAGTGGTTTTTATGCGGTAGACGAGACTAAAATTATGGTAATTAAGGGGCAGTATTATTACGTGTGGATTGTGAGGTACGTAAAGACGGGTGCAATACCTTTCTTCATGGTGACGAGCTCGAGGAGTGGAGTGCACGTACTGATAGTCTTGACGAGTGTGAAGAATGCGGAAAAGGAGGCTGAGAAAGTGCTCAAAACGAGGATAGACAAGGTAATCTACCTACACGATGGGGTAACAATCTATAATGCATTCACTTGGCTAAACGTGGAGCACAAGAGGGTAACGTTCAACGAGAGGGACTACGCAGAACAAGGATTCAGGAGCTTAAAACACAGGATATCCTCAATGGATTTTCACTTCCCGTGGAACACTAATAGGTTAACGCTCACGAGGTGGTTATCAGTGTTCTTCCTAGCTTATAACGCGCTTTACGCTCCAGTATATTTGCCAGATAGGGGAGTGATAATAAATGTAAATATTCCAAA